A window of Phycobacter azelaicus contains these coding sequences:
- a CDS encoding Hint domain-containing protein, giving the protein MARIDIIRMDGTPRETDHGVRSDTSSRGVDLDGAQITATYADGSTETLTWKALDPYTTGGASGRDIDMFFGYSWHELTTTKTLASLSIDLAPANSVFDTTTAMGDDPSDPSTPGSLNGFPFKLGPDYEETIGVITTTYSGIVNLSGSAPVGDLYTVMTVDFSGLPEGGLLGRLDWNSDIDTLTGPFKDTLDAVDDVLTVSGDGSEQLNILDNDQHRDGTELRITQINGQKVVPGGTVTLPSGEIVTLNGNGTLSITNASSVNETNSFSYTVDDGAGLSDIGSVTVTTQVKAPPCFVAGTLIQTKRGNVAVEHLQIGDLVVTRDHGPQPLRWIGRCRRRAEGRNAPVAFAANAIGKHGPISVSPNHRVLLQSELAELLFGQSEVLVKAKYLLNDRTIRRDAHGRPVTYIHLLFDQHEIVTCDGFLSESYHPGAETLESFDAATRAEVLELMAAMDGHGPAARLALKAHESFLLS; this is encoded by the coding sequence ATGGCCCGCATTGATATTATACGGATGGATGGCACGCCGCGCGAAACCGATCATGGGGTTCGCTCGGATACATCGTCACGAGGTGTCGACCTCGACGGCGCCCAGATCACGGCGACCTATGCCGATGGCAGCACCGAAACGCTGACCTGGAAGGCACTTGATCCCTATACGACCGGTGGGGCCAGCGGCAGAGACATCGACATGTTCTTTGGCTACAGCTGGCACGAGCTGACAACGACAAAAACGCTTGCATCGCTCAGCATAGATCTGGCGCCGGCAAATTCGGTCTTCGATACAACCACGGCCATGGGAGACGATCCAAGTGATCCTTCCACCCCAGGCTCGCTCAACGGCTTTCCGTTCAAGCTGGGGCCGGATTATGAAGAGACTATCGGCGTTATCACGACGACATATTCGGGGATCGTGAATCTTTCCGGCAGCGCCCCAGTCGGCGATCTCTACACGGTGATGACAGTCGATTTTTCCGGCCTGCCCGAAGGCGGGCTTTTGGGTCGGCTGGACTGGAATTCTGATATCGATACGCTGACAGGCCCGTTCAAAGACACCCTGGATGCTGTGGATGACGTCCTAACGGTATCGGGCGATGGCTCTGAGCAGCTCAATATCCTGGACAACGACCAGCACCGCGACGGCACTGAGCTGAGAATCACTCAGATCAACGGCCAAAAGGTTGTGCCCGGTGGAACGGTAACCCTGCCCAGCGGCGAAATCGTGACGCTGAACGGAAATGGAACCCTATCGATCACCAATGCCAGCTCGGTGAATGAAACCAACTCATTTTCCTACACGGTAGACGATGGGGCCGGGCTTTCCGATATCGGGTCCGTCACGGTCACAACACAGGTCAAGGCGCCACCTTGTTTTGTGGCTGGAACGCTCATCCAAACCAAGCGAGGCAACGTCGCGGTCGAGCACCTGCAGATCGGCGATCTAGTTGTTACCCGTGATCATGGCCCGCAGCCCTTGCGCTGGATCGGACGCTGTCGCCGCCGGGCTGAAGGACGCAATGCTCCGGTTGCCTTTGCCGCCAATGCCATCGGTAAGCACGGCCCGATCTCCGTCTCACCAAATCACCGCGTTCTGCTGCAATCCGAACTTGCTGAGCTGCTATTTGGTCAAAGCGAAGTGCTGGTAAAGGCCAAATACCTGTTGAATGACCGAACCATCCGGCGTGACGCCCATGGCCGTCCGGTAACCTATATACATCTGTTGTTTGATCAGCACGAAATCGTTACCTGCGACGGTTTCCTCAGCGAAAGCTATCACCCGGGCGCAGAAACGCTGGAGAGCTTCGATGCGGCCACCCGCGCCGAAGTTCTGGAACTGATGGCTGCGATGGACGGCCACGGCCCTGCGGCACGACTTGCGCTCAAGGCCCACGAAAGCTTCCTTCTGTCGTGA
- a CDS encoding GntR family transcriptional regulator: MDWWIVLIFGGRYREDDTVVEMLASALRRDISFGVLAPDQKLKIEQLRQRYGGSNHSMRETLRMLTVEGMVEATAQRGFRVTSATDQDRNDILLMRLSLEALALSRALQHGDVDWEASVMAAAHRLDRADHAVQSSPDDVTALEWDETCRAFSFAVLGACDSPRMLDTIGRHFDQSRRFRLALLREGRIDFAERSRRRVALKNAIIARDEATALALLEDDIRAEMT; the protein is encoded by the coding sequence GTGGACTGGTGGATAGTTTTGATCTTTGGGGGGAGATATCGTGAGGACGACACCGTCGTCGAAATGCTGGCGTCCGCCCTGCGGCGCGACATTTCCTTTGGTGTCCTGGCCCCGGATCAGAAACTCAAGATCGAGCAGTTGCGACAGCGCTATGGTGGGTCGAACCACTCGATGCGTGAAACGCTGCGGATGCTCACCGTCGAAGGCATGGTTGAGGCTACCGCCCAGCGCGGATTTCGCGTCACCTCGGCCACCGATCAGGACCGCAACGATATTCTGCTGATGCGCCTCAGCCTCGAAGCGCTGGCACTGTCGCGCGCGTTGCAGCATGGCGATGTGGACTGGGAGGCCTCGGTGATGGCCGCCGCGCACCGTCTGGACAGAGCGGATCACGCGGTTCAAAGCAGCCCCGACGATGTCACCGCGCTGGAATGGGACGAGACCTGCCGCGCCTTTTCCTTTGCTGTGCTGGGTGCCTGCGACAGCCCACGCATGCTCGACACCATCGGTCGCCACTTCGATCAATCGCGCCGGTTTCGCCTGGCTCTTTTGCGTGAAGGGCGGATCGATTTTGCAGAACGTAGCAGGCGGCGGGTGGCCTTGAAGAATGCCATTATCGCGAGGGATGAAGCTACGGCTTTGGCCTTGCTCGAAGATGATATCCGCGCCGAGATGACGTAG
- a CDS encoding ABC transporter six-transmembrane domain-containing protein, with amino-acid sequence MLNDTPLTVGSLFRVFRLRIFVTWGMVLGETALLALIPLFIGLAIDDLLAGGRAAFWQLAGIMGLLIAITVARRAYDTRIYGTMRVELGKAQVQRATGQKVSTLNARIAMGRELVDFLEDTLPEAIAAGVQLVISVLVLSFFSPHLALVAGGATLTMIALYALFHRRFYALNSAINQRSEQQVALLERRKLRAMTAHFLRLRRLEVRLSDSEALLYGGIFVILLGMILFNLRIATALPDVTAGILFSVISYSWEYVESALALPVTLQSWTRLSEIMCRINKGEQVASRDKS; translated from the coding sequence ATGCTGAACGACACTCCCCTAACCGTTGGCAGCCTCTTTCGGGTGTTCCGGCTTCGGATCTTTGTGACCTGGGGCATGGTTCTTGGGGAAACCGCGCTTTTGGCGCTGATCCCCCTGTTCATCGGACTGGCCATTGATGATCTCCTGGCTGGAGGCCGCGCTGCATTCTGGCAACTAGCCGGGATCATGGGGTTGCTCATAGCAATCACGGTGGCCCGGCGGGCCTATGACACACGGATCTATGGCACGATGCGAGTGGAGCTTGGAAAGGCACAGGTGCAGCGGGCGACAGGCCAGAAGGTCTCAACCCTGAATGCGCGCATCGCCATGGGGCGCGAGTTGGTCGACTTCCTTGAGGATACCCTGCCCGAGGCCATCGCCGCCGGGGTGCAACTGGTCATATCGGTATTGGTGCTGTCATTCTTTTCACCGCATCTGGCGCTGGTGGCCGGGGGCGCGACGCTCACCATGATCGCCCTATACGCCCTGTTTCACCGCAGGTTCTATGCTCTCAATTCCGCCATCAACCAGCGCAGCGAGCAGCAGGTCGCCTTGCTGGAACGTCGCAAACTGCGCGCCATGACTGCCCATTTTCTGCGTCTGCGCCGTCTTGAGGTGCGCCTATCGGACAGCGAGGCACTGCTCTATGGTGGAATTTTCGTAATCCTTCTGGGGATGATCCTGTTTAACCTGCGCATTGCGACAGCCCTTCCGGACGTCACGGCAGGCATCCTGTTTTCCGTGATCAGCTATTCCTGGGAATACGTCGAAAGCGCTCTGGCTCTGCCCGTCACTCTGCAAAGCTGGACCCGCCTCTCGGAGATCATGTGCCGGATCAACAAAGGCGAGCAAGTCGCGAGCCGCGACAAGAGCTGA